The following proteins come from a genomic window of Pyxidicoccus sp. MSG2:
- a CDS encoding DUF4304 domain-containing protein has translation MDAIKTLTAIATAAMQPLAKAGGFKKKELTWRRRHGETLQVLNVQRSHGNTASEARCYVNVAIAFDALYRLENEPVPEAPREHECHFRERMEDLVAGAPSNWSVDASTDEAELTERLAADLARVAAFLDAVDGPAKLLRHQALDHGAQLFLRAQLRYVTGDRDGALADVRRGVKFFADRGLTLERQLRELHLTPLASRSTAPSK, from the coding sequence ATGGACGCCATCAAGACGCTGACCGCCATCGCCACCGCCGCGATGCAGCCGCTCGCCAAGGCAGGTGGATTCAAGAAGAAGGAGCTGACCTGGCGCCGCCGTCACGGTGAGACGCTCCAGGTGCTCAACGTGCAGCGCTCACACGGCAACACCGCGAGCGAGGCCCGGTGCTACGTGAATGTGGCCATCGCCTTCGATGCCCTCTACCGCCTGGAGAACGAGCCCGTCCCCGAAGCACCCAGGGAACACGAGTGTCACTTCCGCGAGCGGATGGAGGACCTGGTCGCAGGTGCTCCGTCCAACTGGAGCGTGGACGCGAGCACCGATGAAGCGGAGCTGACGGAGCGGCTCGCGGCGGACCTCGCTCGCGTCGCCGCGTTTCTCGACGCGGTGGACGGCCCCGCGAAGCTGCTGCGGCACCAGGCGCTGGACCATGGCGCCCAGCTCTTCCTGCGCGCGCAACTCCGCTACGTGACGGGAGACCGCGACGGGGCGCTCGCCGACGTGCGCCGCGGCGTGAAGTTCTTCGCTGACCGCGGGCTCACGCTCGAGCGGCAGCTTCGCGAACTCCACCTCACGCCTCTCGCATCACGCTCCACAGCTCCGTCGAAATAG
- the nadE gene encoding NAD(+) synthase, protein MRLVKLGLASVNTTVGAFSKNTDRALAQAKKMAADGVTLGVFQEQLIAGYPAEDLVQWQGFIDRQWPELERFARETAALPTVFVVGVGIAWQGLRLNCAAVVAGGRVLGLVPKEKLPTYSVFYEARTFGRGLPGMAEVYRGVPLGDYLFQFDFGLVAPEVCEDIWSADGPMRRRTYSGAELVVNLSASPFRLGFVETRRELIATRAADHQCTIAYCNGLGSNDGLIFDGGGFLNQNGRHVMETPRFQEGYAAAVVDLDRTLRLRGEATTWRVDREAWVANGGQRVPVVDCSAAVRTRREGLTYPVPPHRSFFLPGPDPRRPAREALCEDLLDALALGVGDYFEKTRAFKVLGIALSGGRDSLLTLLIAHRYAKKARPEDPGSLIRAFYMPSRYSSDATSEAAETIARELGVPFQVVSIDEAFERERAVAQKMLGDKPVTPITEQNIQARLRAQRMWNWSNSCGGLFLQTGNMSEKSVGYTTIGGDLMGALAVIANVPKTVVMYLLDYLQETTGYEGIKKVLAKPAGPELAHNQVGEEELMPFPVLDACFYLHAGEKLTPAEMLQALTAMFPEVEAARLSGYVEKFVRLFQQSIYKWVQSPLSLHIGNLDLDRERALQLPVVTATDWLREG, encoded by the coding sequence ATGCGGCTCGTGAAGCTTGGGCTTGCCAGCGTCAACACCACCGTGGGCGCCTTCAGCAAGAACACGGACAGGGCCCTGGCGCAGGCGAAGAAGATGGCGGCGGATGGGGTGACGCTCGGGGTCTTCCAGGAGCAGCTCATCGCCGGCTATCCGGCCGAGGACCTGGTGCAGTGGCAGGGCTTCATCGACCGGCAGTGGCCGGAACTGGAGCGCTTCGCCCGCGAGACGGCCGCGCTGCCCACCGTCTTCGTCGTCGGCGTGGGCATCGCCTGGCAGGGCCTGCGCCTCAACTGCGCGGCGGTGGTGGCGGGTGGGCGCGTGCTGGGGCTCGTGCCCAAGGAGAAGCTGCCCACCTACAGCGTCTTCTACGAGGCCCGGACGTTCGGCCGCGGCCTGCCGGGCATGGCGGAGGTCTACCGGGGCGTGCCGCTGGGGGACTACCTCTTCCAGTTCGACTTCGGCCTCGTGGCGCCGGAGGTGTGCGAGGACATCTGGAGCGCGGACGGCCCCATGCGCCGGCGCACCTATTCCGGCGCGGAGCTGGTGGTGAACCTGTCCGCCTCTCCCTTTCGTCTGGGGTTCGTGGAGACGCGGCGCGAGCTCATCGCCACCCGCGCGGCGGACCACCAGTGCACCATCGCCTACTGCAACGGGCTGGGCAGCAACGACGGCCTCATCTTCGACGGCGGCGGCTTCCTCAACCAGAACGGCCGCCACGTCATGGAGACGCCGCGCTTCCAGGAGGGCTACGCCGCCGCGGTGGTGGACCTGGACCGCACCCTGCGCCTGCGCGGCGAGGCCACCACCTGGCGCGTGGACCGCGAGGCGTGGGTGGCCAACGGCGGCCAGCGGGTGCCCGTGGTGGACTGCTCCGCCGCGGTGCGCACGCGGCGCGAGGGGCTCACCTACCCGGTGCCCCCGCACCGCAGCTTCTTCCTCCCGGGGCCGGACCCGCGCCGGCCCGCCCGGGAAGCCCTGTGCGAGGATTTGCTCGACGCGCTGGCCCTGGGCGTGGGCGACTACTTCGAGAAGACGCGCGCCTTCAAGGTGCTGGGAATCGCCCTGTCGGGCGGGCGTGACTCGCTGCTGACGCTGCTCATCGCCCACCGCTACGCGAAGAAGGCGCGGCCGGAGGACCCGGGCTCGCTCATCCGCGCGTTCTACATGCCCAGCCGTTATTCCAGCGACGCCACCAGCGAAGCGGCCGAGACGATTGCCCGCGAGCTGGGAGTGCCCTTCCAGGTGGTCTCCATCGACGAGGCCTTCGAGCGAGAGCGCGCCGTCGCCCAGAAGATGCTGGGGGACAAGCCCGTCACGCCGATTACGGAGCAGAACATCCAGGCCCGCCTGCGCGCCCAGCGCATGTGGAACTGGAGCAACTCCTGCGGCGGCCTGTTCCTGCAGACAGGCAACATGAGTGAAAAGTCGGTGGGCTACACAACCATCGGTGGAGACCTCATGGGGGCTCTGGCCGTCATCGCCAACGTACCGAAGACGGTGGTGATGTACCTGCTCGACTACCTGCAGGAGACGACGGGCTACGAGGGCATCAAGAAGGTGCTCGCCAAGCCCGCCGGTCCGGAGCTGGCGCACAACCAGGTGGGGGAGGAGGAGCTGATGCCCTTCCCCGTGCTCGACGCATGCTTCTACCTGCACGCGGGCGAGAAGCTCACCCCCGCGGAGATGCTCCAGGCACTCACCGCCATGTTCCCGGAGGTGGAGGCGGCGCGCCTGAGCGGCTACGTGGAGAAGTTCGTCCGCCTCTTCCAGCAGTCCATCTACAAATGGGTGCAGTCTCCGCTGTCGCTGCACATCGGCAACCTGGACCTGGACCGCGAGCGCGCGCTGCAACTGCCCGTCGTCACCGCCACCGACTGGCTGCGCGAGGGCTGA
- a CDS encoding alpha/beta hydrolase family protein, with the protein MDVLFAGLARRARLFTHGWGDEQLLEKVEVGTSFLPEPARVTPEWGDARPHRGAWLRDGTFTSPLPLLAPPVQTAHVRWLSAEHTRGRSACVVLAASREEGYVLRERLYSPLVREGVDLFLLENPYYGVRRPLGQKGGALRTVSDHVLMNLGMVEEARALLTWLRDAGYERLGIAGYSMGGYMAALTAVLFPGPLAVAALAAGASPVPVFTRGLLSWSISFSELDGARRDAEQARQRLGRIFDLANLTKFPLPRQPGAAILLACKKDGFVPAAETRTLHAHWKESELRWVNAGHVSAILTERTALCAAVRDSLARVAPLPRQSE; encoded by the coding sequence GTGGATGTCCTCTTCGCGGGGCTGGCCCGCCGCGCCCGACTGTTCACCCACGGCTGGGGCGACGAGCAACTGCTGGAGAAGGTGGAGGTGGGGACCTCCTTCCTCCCGGAGCCGGCCCGCGTCACTCCCGAGTGGGGTGACGCCAGGCCGCACCGGGGCGCGTGGCTGCGGGACGGAACCTTCACCTCGCCCCTGCCCCTCCTGGCCCCGCCCGTCCAGACGGCGCATGTCCGGTGGCTGAGCGCGGAGCACACCCGTGGGCGCTCGGCCTGTGTGGTGCTCGCCGCTTCGCGCGAAGAGGGCTACGTGCTCCGCGAGCGTCTCTACTCGCCGCTGGTCCGTGAGGGCGTCGACCTCTTCCTGCTGGAGAATCCGTACTACGGCGTGCGCCGTCCGCTCGGACAGAAGGGCGGCGCGCTGCGCACCGTCAGCGACCACGTGCTGATGAACCTCGGCATGGTGGAGGAGGCCCGCGCACTGCTCACGTGGCTGCGTGACGCCGGCTACGAGCGCCTGGGCATCGCGGGGTACAGCATGGGCGGGTACATGGCGGCGCTCACGGCGGTGCTGTTCCCGGGGCCGCTCGCCGTGGCGGCGCTGGCGGCGGGCGCGTCCCCCGTGCCCGTGTTCACCCGGGGGCTGCTGTCGTGGTCCATCTCTTTCTCGGAACTGGACGGCGCCCGGCGTGACGCGGAGCAGGCCCGCCAGCGGCTGGGCCGCATCTTCGACCTGGCGAACCTGACGAAGTTCCCACTCCCGCGACAGCCCGGCGCGGCCATCCTGCTCGCTTGCAAGAAGGACGGCTTCGTCCCGGCGGCGGAGACGCGCACCCTGCACGCCCACTGGAAGGAGAGCGAGCTGCGGTGGGTGAACGCCGGGCACGTCTCCGCCATCCTCACCGAGCGGACGGCGCTGTGCGCCGCGGTCCGGGATTCACTCGCGCGTGTGGCGCCCCTCCCACGACAGTCAGAATGA
- a CDS encoding FKBP-type peptidyl-prolyl cis-trans isomerase, translating to MSLKVEDVKVGTGTEATAGKSVTVHYVGTLTSGSKFDSSRDRGQGFSFRLGAGQVIEGWDKGVAGMKVGGVRKLTIPPEMGYGARGYPPVIPPNSTLLFEVELLEVR from the coding sequence ATGAGCCTGAAGGTGGAAGACGTGAAGGTGGGAACCGGCACCGAGGCGACGGCCGGCAAGTCGGTGACGGTGCACTACGTGGGGACGCTGACCAGCGGCTCCAAGTTCGACAGCAGCCGGGACCGGGGCCAGGGCTTCTCCTTCCGGCTCGGCGCGGGCCAGGTCATCGAGGGCTGGGACAAGGGTGTCGCCGGCATGAAGGTGGGCGGCGTGCGCAAGCTCACCATTCCCCCGGAGATGGGCTACGGCGCGCGCGGCTACCCGCCCGTCATCCCCCCCAACTCCACCCTCCTGTTCGAAGTCGAGCTGCTGGAAGTCCGCTAA
- a CDS encoding LON peptidase substrate-binding domain-containing protein has product MTAQERVERAASALKVFPLPSAVLFPHTVIPLHIFEPRYRALVKDALAGDRVMALAQLESGWEGSYGGKPPMQPMMCAGIIIWDEQVEEGRYNILLQGVCRVRLAGELTGDKLYREVSAQVLPDLPYQGPEEEQLRQAVFELAGRVPPSFAENLLPVAARAMGGMLADVVASAIIPEAERRQELLAELDVKRRLDAVMEDIGELIGRLQPVRPSGPLN; this is encoded by the coding sequence ATGACCGCTCAAGAACGTGTCGAGCGCGCCGCCAGCGCGCTGAAGGTCTTCCCGCTGCCCTCGGCGGTGCTCTTCCCGCACACCGTCATCCCCCTCCATATCTTCGAGCCGCGCTACCGCGCCCTGGTGAAGGACGCGCTCGCCGGGGACCGCGTCATGGCGCTGGCCCAGCTCGAGTCCGGCTGGGAGGGCAGCTACGGCGGCAAGCCACCCATGCAGCCCATGATGTGCGCGGGCATCATCATCTGGGACGAGCAGGTGGAAGAGGGGCGCTACAACATTCTCCTCCAGGGCGTGTGCCGCGTCCGCCTGGCCGGCGAGCTGACGGGCGACAAGCTCTACCGCGAAGTCTCCGCCCAGGTGCTGCCAGATCTGCCCTACCAGGGGCCCGAGGAGGAGCAGCTCCGCCAGGCCGTCTTCGAGCTGGCCGGCCGGGTGCCTCCCTCCTTCGCGGAGAACCTGCTGCCGGTGGCCGCGCGCGCCATGGGCGGCATGCTGGCGGACGTGGTGGCCTCCGCCATCATCCCGGAAGCCGAGCGTCGCCAGGAGTTGCTGGCCGAGCTGGACGTGAAGCGGCGCCTGGATGCGGTGATGGAGGACATCGGCGAGCTCATCGGCCGCCTCCAGCCCGTGCGGCCCTCCGGACCGCTGAACTGA
- a CDS encoding winged helix-turn-helix domain-containing protein produces the protein MKGVVVMGQQPFRLTPEQMEERRLFAASLLASGWRPVDVADECGVTRGAVSQWCKALAQGGVKRLRRKPHEGRPCRLSPSQWKQVARVLKAGAVRAGFPTERWTLPRIALLIEQRWGVRYHPRSLSRPLHRLGFSAHRPHSQARERDAALIEAWVQRDWPRIKRGLEEAGGRLPSWMRRVTRFGPAWAPPGRRWDKSPSSSA, from the coding sequence ATGAAGGGAGTGGTGGTGATGGGGCAGCAGCCATTCAGGCTGACGCCCGAGCAGATGGAGGAGCGGCGACTGTTCGCCGCTTCGCTGCTGGCATCGGGCTGGCGCCCGGTGGATGTGGCGGACGAGTGCGGCGTCACCCGAGGAGCGGTGTCGCAGTGGTGCAAAGCCCTCGCGCAGGGGGGCGTCAAGAGGCTGCGGCGCAAGCCCCATGAGGGCCGCCCCTGCCGGCTGAGCCCTTCGCAGTGGAAGCAAGTGGCTCGAGTGCTCAAGGCCGGCGCCGTTCGGGCCGGCTTTCCCACGGAGCGATGGACTCTTCCACGCATCGCCCTTCTCATTGAGCAACGCTGGGGCGTGCGCTACCACCCGCGCTCTTTGTCCAGGCCCCTGCATCGGCTGGGGTTCTCTGCGCACCGTCCTCATTCCCAGGCCCGCGAGCGGGATGCCGCGCTCATTGAAGCCTGGGTCCAGCGGGACTGGCCTCGCATCAAAAGGGGGCTCGAAGAAGCGGGAGGGCGATTGCCTTCCTGGATGAGACGGGTCACACGTTTCGGGCCCGCCTGGGCACCACCTGGGCGCCGGTGGGACAAGTCCCCGTCCTCAAGCGCCTGA
- a CDS encoding cupin domain-containing protein produces MTPAAPAASHPVHPDRMPWIPMGRPGLSFKPLRFFRDDSGWMYLFRLEPGTVIPLHRHTGEAHGFNISGSRKLLDTGEVIGPGTYVYEPPGNVDTWMAVGDEPTIILINVRGAIEYLGKDGEVTGRVTSNDRLKTYQRWCEEHGTAFLATVE; encoded by the coding sequence ATGACGCCCGCTGCCCCCGCCGCCTCGCACCCCGTCCACCCGGACCGCATGCCCTGGATTCCCATGGGCCGTCCCGGGTTGTCCTTCAAGCCGCTGCGCTTCTTCCGCGACGACAGCGGCTGGATGTACCTCTTCCGGCTCGAGCCCGGCACCGTCATCCCCCTGCACCGGCACACCGGCGAGGCGCATGGCTTCAACATCTCCGGAAGCCGCAAGCTCCTCGACACCGGCGAGGTGATTGGCCCGGGCACCTACGTCTATGAGCCGCCCGGCAACGTCGACACCTGGATGGCCGTGGGCGACGAGCCGACCATCATCCTCATCAACGTGCGCGGCGCCATCGAGTACCTCGGCAAGGACGGCGAGGTCACCGGCCGGGTGACGTCGAACGACCGCCTCAAGACGTACCAGCGCTGGTGCGAGGAGCACGGCACCGCGTTCCTCGCCACCGTGGAGTGA
- a CDS encoding DoxX family membrane protein, whose protein sequence is MHTTASDSVADLPRVWTLERFGLLYARLALGGAFLSAVASRFGVWKADPGLGYFDNFIRYTGEVNAFMPASTSPFLAWAATAAELCLGLLLVLGFRRRQVALCASVLLALFGTAMALSFGPKEPLDYSVFSASAGALLLALYPARPGGTHMSV, encoded by the coding sequence ATGCACACCACCGCATCGGACTCCGTGGCGGACCTCCCGCGCGTCTGGACGCTGGAGCGATTCGGGCTGCTGTACGCCCGCCTCGCGCTCGGCGGCGCCTTCCTGTCCGCCGTCGCCAGCCGCTTCGGCGTCTGGAAGGCGGACCCGGGCCTCGGGTACTTCGACAACTTCATCCGCTACACGGGTGAGGTGAACGCCTTCATGCCCGCGTCCACCAGTCCCTTCCTCGCGTGGGCCGCCACCGCCGCGGAACTCTGCCTGGGCCTCCTGCTGGTGCTCGGCTTCCGGCGGCGCCAGGTGGCGCTGTGCGCCTCCGTGCTGCTGGCGCTGTTCGGCACCGCCATGGCCCTTTCCTTCGGGCCCAAGGAGCCGCTGGACTACTCCGTGTTCTCCGCCTCGGCGGGCGCGCTGCTGCTGGCGCTGTATCCTGCCCGGCCCGGCGGAACCCACATGTCGGTGTAG
- a CDS encoding outer membrane protein translates to MKAKILAGAIGALMYGTAAVAADGDCPPSRASADGASQGVMLAQAQDEMPVEGDVQQEDTTIIETEPVPDTGVAQDPLLDEGVGGSGDVGQDVEKQDVEKQEPGIGGSGKSGEMLLRCEPVKEGTGGSGTMQAPSSQELTPPPSQEVMPPPQTPPQTSPQTEELPPPQSEAYPPQGEATGGSGVATPPPDYRPTAAAAEPIEPLEVKEKEKNDMTGLTLLIGGGVEGYTGALAPQINPGATAGVTAAIRPSKVFGIELGYSGAVNNIDIPTAGGAVDGPDLVRNGGTAVATLGLFATPWQPYLLGGIGINDYNFRGGEGLGFSDDTVGSVPAGVGLRGAIGSFLAVDARVNYNFLFDKEFAPNVDSGGGDFNEGGSYQGTVSVGGTF, encoded by the coding sequence ATGAAAGCGAAGATTCTGGCGGGCGCCATCGGGGCGCTCATGTACGGCACGGCGGCTGTTGCCGCTGACGGTGATTGCCCGCCTTCACGGGCAAGCGCTGACGGGGCGTCGCAAGGGGTGATGCTGGCCCAGGCGCAGGATGAGATGCCCGTGGAGGGAGACGTCCAGCAGGAGGACACCACCATCATCGAGACGGAGCCGGTGCCCGACACAGGCGTGGCGCAGGACCCGCTGCTCGATGAAGGCGTGGGTGGCAGCGGCGACGTGGGACAGGATGTGGAAAAGCAGGATGTGGAAAAGCAGGAGCCGGGCATCGGCGGCAGCGGCAAGTCGGGCGAGATGCTGCTGCGGTGCGAGCCGGTGAAGGAGGGTACGGGCGGCAGTGGAACGATGCAGGCCCCGTCGTCCCAGGAGCTGACCCCGCCGCCGTCCCAGGAAGTGATGCCGCCGCCGCAGACCCCGCCGCAGACCTCGCCGCAGACCGAGGAGCTGCCTCCGCCGCAGTCCGAGGCGTACCCGCCGCAGGGCGAAGCCACGGGCGGTAGCGGCGTTGCCACACCTCCTCCCGACTACCGGCCCACGGCCGCGGCGGCGGAGCCCATTGAGCCGCTGGAGGTGAAGGAGAAGGAAAAGAACGACATGACGGGCCTGACGCTGCTCATCGGCGGCGGCGTGGAGGGCTATACCGGTGCGCTGGCGCCGCAGATCAACCCTGGCGCCACGGCGGGTGTGACGGCGGCCATCCGGCCGTCCAAGGTGTTCGGCATCGAGCTGGGCTACAGCGGCGCGGTGAACAACATCGACATCCCGACCGCGGGCGGCGCGGTGGACGGCCCGGACCTCGTCCGCAACGGCGGCACGGCCGTGGCGACCCTGGGCCTGTTCGCCACCCCCTGGCAGCCCTATCTGCTCGGCGGCATCGGCATCAACGACTACAACTTCCGCGGCGGCGAGGGACTCGGCTTCTCGGACGACACCGTGGGCAGCGTGCCGGCGGGCGTCGGTCTCCGGGGTGCCATCGGCTCATTCCTCGCCGTGGATGCGCGCGTCAACTACAACTTCCTCTTCGACAAGGAGTTCGCTCCGAACGTGGATTCCGGCGGCGGCGACTTCAACGAGGGCGGCAGCTACCAGGGCACCGTGAGCGTCGGCGGTACCTTCTGA
- a CDS encoding PLP-dependent aminotransferase family protein — MDLHVNLQSRRDIAGQIYRELRAAILDGRLRRGERVPPTRELAKRLSVSRNTVSVAYEWLTAEGLLAGRTRAGSFVQGETPRGRGRVRASSAVRLRARAIWSTLPDPRAPDAPVAHDFRVGIPDSRLFPYETWRRFLARQLRAATVPSGHAEAAGHLGLREAVTRHVGVARGVHADAGDVLVTHGAQQALDLIGRVLLEPGDCVAVEEPGYPPARMLFQSLGARVVSVPVDAEGLDVRALPDDARLVYVTPSHQFPLGMPMSPARRTALLDWAKQRDAVVIEDDYDSEFRFGGRPLETLFSLDRSGRVIYVGSFSKVMLPALRLGFLIAPPSIQRELRVAKQVSDWHSQWPAQAALARFIDEGLLARHIRKMRREYESRHERILERLTRDFGDWLQPLPSVAGLHLSATLRRGGLKLERETLERAKAAGVGIEGLSSYYASRPAQPGFVLGYGAVATTHIDEGLRRLRACVAAAATAKRP, encoded by the coding sequence ATGGACCTGCACGTCAACCTCCAGAGCCGCCGCGACATCGCCGGGCAGATCTACCGGGAGCTGCGCGCGGCCATCCTCGACGGCCGGCTGCGGCGCGGAGAGCGGGTGCCGCCCACGCGCGAGCTGGCGAAGCGCCTCTCGGTGTCGCGCAACACGGTGAGCGTGGCCTATGAGTGGCTCACCGCGGAGGGCCTGCTGGCGGGCCGCACCCGGGCAGGCAGCTTCGTGCAGGGTGAAACGCCCCGGGGGCGTGGCCGCGTGAGGGCGTCCTCGGCGGTGCGGCTGCGCGCCCGGGCCATCTGGAGCACCCTGCCCGACCCGCGCGCCCCCGACGCGCCCGTGGCCCATGACTTTCGCGTGGGCATTCCGGACTCGCGGCTGTTCCCCTACGAGACGTGGCGCCGGTTCCTGGCGCGGCAGCTCCGGGCCGCCACGGTGCCGTCGGGGCACGCGGAAGCGGCCGGCCACCTCGGGCTGCGCGAGGCGGTGACCCGGCACGTGGGTGTCGCTCGGGGCGTCCACGCGGACGCGGGGGACGTCCTCGTCACGCACGGCGCGCAGCAGGCGCTGGACCTCATCGGGCGGGTGTTGCTGGAGCCGGGGGACTGCGTCGCCGTGGAGGAGCCGGGCTATCCGCCCGCGAGGATGCTGTTCCAGTCCCTGGGGGCGCGCGTGGTGTCCGTCCCCGTCGACGCGGAGGGGCTCGACGTGCGCGCGCTGCCGGACGACGCGCGGCTCGTCTACGTGACGCCCTCGCACCAGTTCCCGCTCGGCATGCCCATGTCGCCCGCGCGGCGGACGGCGCTGCTCGACTGGGCGAAGCAGCGGGACGCGGTGGTGATTGAAGACGACTACGACAGCGAGTTCCGCTTCGGCGGGCGCCCGCTGGAGACGCTGTTCAGCCTGGACCGCTCCGGCCGGGTCATCTACGTCGGCTCGTTCTCGAAGGTGATGCTCCCCGCGCTGCGCCTGGGGTTCCTCATCGCGCCGCCCTCCATCCAACGGGAGTTGCGGGTGGCCAAGCAGGTGAGTGACTGGCACAGCCAGTGGCCGGCGCAGGCCGCGCTCGCGCGCTTCATCGACGAGGGACTGCTCGCGCGGCACATCCGCAAGATGCGGCGCGAGTACGAGAGCCGGCACGAGCGCATCCTGGAGCGGCTGACGCGCGACTTCGGCGACTGGCTCCAGCCGTTGCCATCCGTGGCGGGCCTGCACCTGAGCGCGACGCTCCGTCGGGGGGGCCTGAAGCTGGAGCGGGAGACCCTGGAGCGTGCGAAGGCGGCCGGCGTGGGCATCGAGGGACTGTCGAGCTACTACGCGAGCAGGCCCGCGCAGCCGGGCTTCGTGCTCGGCTATGGCGCGGTGGCGACCACCCACATCGACGAGGGACTTCGCCGCCTGCGCGCCTGTGTCGCGGCGGCGGCCACGGCGAAACGCCCGTAG
- a CDS encoding transposase: protein MAFLDETGHTFRARLGTTWAPVGQVPVLKRLSRRREVSSIVLLTAPQGGERPKVLARHVIGAVHDKEVIAALRYFRQRIGRPLVIIWDRLQAHRSKAIRAWLQRHTKDFRIEWLPPYAPDLDSEEGCNGMVKEALLNAAPPAISDLRRLARREFLTLQHRPDVLRSFFEHAGLHV from the coding sequence ATTGCCTTCCTGGATGAGACGGGTCACACGTTTCGGGCCCGCCTGGGCACCACCTGGGCGCCGGTGGGACAAGTCCCCGTCCTCAAGCGCCTGAGCAGGCGCCGTGAGGTTTCCAGCATCGTGCTGCTGACGGCCCCGCAAGGCGGTGAACGCCCCAAGGTGCTCGCTCGCCACGTCATTGGCGCTGTCCACGACAAAGAAGTCATCGCCGCGTTGCGCTACTTCCGCCAGCGCATCGGACGCCCCCTGGTCATCATCTGGGACCGCCTTCAGGCGCACCGTTCCAAGGCGATTCGCGCATGGCTGCAACGACATACGAAGGACTTCCGCATCGAGTGGCTTCCCCCGTACGCCCCGGACCTCGACTCAGAAGAGGGCTGCAATGGCATGGTGAAGGAGGCCTTGCTCAACGCGGCGCCCCCAGCCATTTCGGACCTCAGGCGCCTGGCGCGAAGGGAATTCCTCACCCTCCAGCATCGCCCCGATGTCC
- the trxA gene encoding thioredoxin gives MAAVEITKDNFKETVSKEGIVVLDWWAAWCGPCRAFAPTFEAASGKHPDIVFGKIDTDAQPELSGAFEIRSIPTLMVFRDGILLFEQPGALPAAALEDLVKQVRALDMEQVKKEVEARRNEPPQA, from the coding sequence ATGGCGGCGGTGGAAATCACGAAGGACAACTTCAAGGAGACGGTGTCGAAGGAAGGCATCGTCGTCCTCGACTGGTGGGCGGCGTGGTGCGGCCCGTGTCGGGCCTTCGCGCCCACGTTCGAAGCGGCCTCCGGCAAGCACCCGGACATCGTCTTCGGGAAGATTGATACGGACGCCCAGCCGGAGCTGTCCGGCGCGTTCGAGATTCGCTCCATCCCCACGCTGATGGTCTTCCGCGACGGCATCCTCCTGTTCGAGCAGCCCGGAGCGCTTCCGGCCGCCGCGCTGGAGGACCTCGTCAAACAGGTGCGTGCGCTCGACATGGAGCAGGTGAAGAAGGAAGTCGAAGCGCGCCGCAACGAGCCGCCCCAGGCCTGA
- a CDS encoding transposase, whose protein sequence is MAAAPSPPLPSSKQPLRCLGDSSRRFRSGRSAAELERLLWVVRHRVLRLLEKRGALLAQGPEDALQAYKAHSLQQRLRWTEVDVRLPPRKQPRCAFLEVFSLHANTDFHENNRQGLERLCRYGARGALALECLSRVQDGRLAYRMKRPLADGTTHLFFTGLELLRHLASLVPPPRANLTRFMASSLRAPSSAHFCSLQRGRRRAHRRRASPWPRR, encoded by the coding sequence ATGGCTGCTGCCCCATCACCACCACTCCCTTCATCGAAACAACCGCTCCGATGTTTAGGGGATTCGTCGAGGCGGTTTAGGTCCGGTCGCTCAGCCGCTGAGCTGGAGCGGTTGCTCTGGGTGGTGCGTCACCGGGTGCTGCGCCTGCTGGAGAAAAGAGGGGCCCTGCTCGCGCAAGGGCCTGAGGACGCGCTGCAGGCGTACAAGGCGCACTCCCTGCAGCAGCGGCTGCGCTGGACGGAGGTGGACGTGCGGCTCCCTCCCCGAAAGCAGCCCCGGTGCGCCTTCCTGGAAGTCTTTTCCCTGCATGCCAATACGGACTTTCACGAGAACAACCGGCAGGGCCTGGAGCGGCTGTGCCGCTACGGAGCACGCGGTGCGCTGGCGCTGGAGTGTTTGTCACGAGTGCAGGACGGCCGCCTGGCGTACCGGATGAAGCGCCCGCTGGCGGACGGCACCACGCATCTTTTCTTCACCGGGCTGGAACTGCTCCGTCACCTGGCGTCCCTGGTGCCTCCGCCTCGGGCGAACCTCACGAGGTTCATGGCGTCTTCGCTCCGGGCGCCAAGCTCCGCCCATTTCTGCTCCCTCCAGCGGGGACGGAGGCGGGCCCACAGAAGGAGAGCCTCTCCTTGGCCGCGACGGTAG